The Coregonus clupeaformis isolate EN_2021a chromosome 8, ASM2061545v1, whole genome shotgun sequence genome has a segment encoding these proteins:
- the LOC121572559 gene encoding major histocompatibility complex class I-related gene protein, whose product MYFVVVLLLFGTLSTVNSETWSLSYVYTALSKPVQLPGIHEFTAMGLMNDKQIDYYDSVAKKKIPKQDWMRDKLPADYWEKGTQSRKSKEQWFKVNVNILMDRMRHNDTDVHILQWKHGCKVAKQSDGTLKFIKGTDQYSYDGDDFLAFDDATMQWVAPVVQAEPTKRKWDGVQILNQYTKGYLEKECVDWLSKFMEYGDKYFSRADSPPKVHAFAKKAKIAGHIRLTCMATGFLPKDVVMHIKKNGVQLTKHDGVQSDGVLPNDDDTYQIRMSVQIPEDDKETYECYVNHAMLKEPDVVKWDGKCYDCSQVTVVIIGAVVGVVVLLLTVVITLFALWKKGKICAGKTGALPLTGIQAPLNVTKDDASSTSSDSGQGSNACLEREPILTNGATGSD is encoded by the exons AGACATGGTCGCTGAGTTACGTCTACACTGCCCTATCAAAACCAGTACAATTGCCTGGTATCCATGAATTCACTGCCATGGGTCTGATGAATGACAAACAGATTGACTACTATGACAGTGTGGCAAAGAAGAAGATTCCCAAACAGGACTGGATGAGAGACAAGCTGCCAGCAGACTACTGGGAAAAAGGCACCCAGTCACGCAAGAGCAAGGAACAGTGGTTCAAAGTCAATGTCAACATCCTGATGGACCGTATGAGGCACAACGACACTG ATGTCCATATCCTTCAGTGGAAGCATGGCTGTAAGGTTGCCAAACAGAGTGACGGCACATTGAAATTCATAAAGGGCACTGACCAATACAGCTACGATGGTGACGACTTCCTGGCCTTTGATGATGCCACTATGCAGTGGGTGGCCCCAGTCGTTCAAGCTGAGCCGACTAAGAGGAAGTGGGACGGGGTGCAGATCCTCAACCAGTACACCAAGGGCTACCTGGAGAAGGAGTGTGTGGACTGGCTGTCCAAATTCATGGAATATGGGGACAAATATTTCAGTAGAGCTGACT CCCCTCCAAAGGTCCATGCTTTTGCTAAAAAAGCCAAAATTGCAGGACATATCCGACTGACTTGCATGGCCACAGGTTTCCTTCCCAAAGATGTGGTAATGCATATTAAGAAGAATGGGGTCCAATTGACGAAACATGATGGAGTGCAGTCTGACGGAGTCTTACCCAATGATGACGACACCTACCAGATCAGGATGAGTGTGCAGATTCCAGAGGATGACAAGGAAACATATGAATGTTATGTCAACCATGCAATGTTGAAGGAGCCAGATGTGGTCAAATGGG ATGGAAAATGCTATGATTGTAGCCAAGTCACAGTTGTTATCATTGGTGCTGTTGTTGGTGTTGTGGTCCTCCTGTTAACCGTGGTTATCACACTGTTTGCTCTTTGGAAGAAAGGCAAAATAT GTGCTGGTAAAACAGGAGCTCTACCACTTACTGGGATCCAGGCACCTCTAAATG TGACAAAGGATGACGCTAGCAGCACTTCCAGTGACTCTG GTCAAGGCAGCAATGCATGTCTAGAGAGGGAGCCAATCCTGACAAATGGAG CCACTGGGAGTGACTGA